The Syngnathus scovelli strain Florida chromosome 18, RoL_Ssco_1.2, whole genome shotgun sequence genome contains a region encoding:
- the LOC125985788 gene encoding oocyte zinc finger protein XlCOF6 isoform X4, which translates to MCARITLKYKKEPCGIKEENEQLLGEVCKQARVESHRADISQAVYPVHQLPECLYIKEEAVDKEMPHFNELKEQKYRYIIKVEEKPEHPCVKDEEEVPHDFKQEHDEDVDTSEGICSEQQEPKRNHINEEEEDGERKQQKSPFIKKEEDIYKLPSTAFLLEHKDGSRSEASKSAEPSSRRTCPRMITDYDESHCEGSQAVSLLAPSSDIDGTSSYGNHDEESGGDLTGHSENKPWKCSQCWKMFTRKSSLKLHQRTHTGEKPFSCSVCGQRFSQKGTLKIHTRTHTGEKPFSCSLCGQIFTRNESLQTHIRVHTGEKPFSCSVCRQRFSEKGSLKRHARTHTGEKPYSCSVCGQRYSQKSHLKVHTRTHTGEKPFSCSVCGQRFSQKGNLTIHTRSHTGEVFSCSVCGKIFSRKERLKIHTRTHTGVKPFSCSICGQIFSRNERLKMHLRTHTGEKLFCCSVCGRRYSQKTHLNIHTRTHTGEKPFSCSVCDQRFSRKDSLKKHTTTHTGEKPFSCSDCGQRFSLKGNLRNHMRTHVGEKPFACSDCGQIFTQKQNLQIHIRTHTGEKPYSCSDCGQKFSWKSQIKNHKCVSEMSSC; encoded by the exons ACATCAGTCAAGCTGTTTATCCTGTTCATCAGCTGCCAGAGTGCCTCTACATTAAAGAGGAAGCGGTGGACAAAGAAATGCCCCACTTCAATGAACTAAAGGAGCAGAAGTATCGTTACATCATAAAAGTAGAGGAGAAGCCAGAGCATCCTTGTGTCAAAGACGAGGAAGAAGTCCCCCACGACTTCAAACAGGAGCATGACGAGGATGTCG ACACAAGTGAAGGTATTTGTTCTGAGCAGCAGGAGCCGAAGCGGAATCACATaaatgaggaagaggaagatggaGAGCGAAAGCAGCAGAAGTCTCCTTTCATCAAAAAAGAGGAGGATATCTACAAGCTGCCATCGACTGCGTTCCTTTTGGAGCATAAAGATGGAAGTCGAAGTGAGGCGAGCAAAAGTGCGGAGCCTTCAAGCAGGAGGACATGTCCTCGCATGATAACGGATTATGATGAAAGCCACTGTGAAGGATCACAAGCAGTCAGCCTCTTGGCTCCATCATCAGATATTGATGGCACGTCATCTTACGGTAATCATGATGAAGAGTCAGGCGGTGATCTCACAGGTCACTCTGAAAACAAACCCTGGAAATGTTCTCAGTGTTGGAAAATGTTTACTCGCAAGAGTAGTTTAAAATTACAccaaagaacccacactggtgagaaacctttttcctgctccgtgtgtggccaaagattctcgcaGAAAGGAAccttaaaaatacacacaagaacccacactggtgagaaacctttttcctgctcacttTGTGGTCAAATATTCACACGGAACGAAAGCTTACAAACGCACATAAGAGTACACACTGGTGAGAAGcccttttcctgctcagtttgtagaCAAAGGTTCTCGGAGAAGGGAAGCTTAAAAAGGCacgcaagaacccacactggtgagaaaccttattcctgctcagtttgtggtcaaagatacTCTCAGAAGAGTCACCTGAAagtacacacaagaacccacactggtgagaaacctttttcctgctcagtttgtggccaaagattctctcagaagggaaaCTTAACAATACACACAAGAAGTCACACTGGTGAagttttttcctgctcagtttgtggcaaaataTTCTCACGGAAGGAACGCTTAAAAATACACActcgaacccacactggtgttaAACCCTTTTCCTGCTCAATTTGTGGTCAAATATTCTCACGAAATGAaaggttaaaaatgcacctaagaacccacactggtgagaaactattttgctgctcagtttgtggtcgaaGATACTCTCAGAAAACTCACTTGAAcatacacacaagaacccacactggtgagaaacccttttcctgctcagtttgtgaccAAAGATTCTCACGAAAGGACagcttaaaaaaacacacaacaacccacactggtgaaaaacctttttcatgctcagattgtggTCAAAGATTTTCTCTGAAGGGTAACTTAAGAAATCACATGCGGACCCATGTTGGTGAGAAACCCTTTGCCTGTTCAGATTGTGGCCAAATCTTCACACAGAAGCAAAACTTACAAATTCAcataagaacccacactggggagaaaccttATTCCTGCTCCGATTGTGGTCAAAAGTTTTCTTGGAAGTCTCAAATTAAGAATCATAAGTGTGTTAGCGAGATGAGCAGCTGTTAA